Part of the Musa acuminata AAA Group cultivar baxijiao chromosome BXJ3-10, Cavendish_Baxijiao_AAA, whole genome shotgun sequence genome, TTAGGGTTCTTAATCGTCTTGGATTCCATTGCGGGTCACTCGAGAGTGATGTGAGAAAGTTATGATTCTGATATCCTTTCTAGGATTTCTTTTTtctccactttacttgctttctgCTATGGAAAATTAGAAAGGGGTTGGGAAAAGACATGATTTTGGCTGCGTTACACATACTGATTCTACCGGAGCAAAACAGGGTCATGGGGTTTGAGATAGTTCACCTGAAGGAGATGTTTCTGTGGTTTTCATGGTGTGGATCTCAGTATAATTTTATCCCCCTGTTGAGATGCAACCATCGATCCTTGTTTTCCGGGAAGGATTTGGTTTTGTTTGTACTAAGTCGACCATGGATTTTGAAGAGCATTTGCCATGTCTTCTTCTGTAAACAGCATGAGTTAGTATTTAGCTTGTTCTTCCTGGCAAAGGTGTCTGAAAGATATGATTTTGGATGGTCAGATTGTCTCTATGTTTCTTCACCTAAAAATTGCTGGAATGATAGATCTTATCCTTAGCACCCATAGGGTTCCATGTTTGAGCACAAATTATTGGGTACTGCAATTTCTAGATTTTTGGCACCGTTATTGCTTCCTGTAAATGTACTAATTAAGCTTAATCATGCTCTCAATTAAAGTTTGTTCTTACTGTGTTCTTCTTGCTCCTGGAATTTGGATTTGGGCTTTATATGTCTCCTGGGATATCTCTTCTTCTCTCTTGCTCCCAATGTATTATGATTTGTGTGATTTTACATTTTTTACTCTGCTATGATGCTTAATTCCTATATCTGATGTTCATAGCTCACATGGTATTTATATGCTTTTATTTTGTCTTTAAATCTTATAAATTCCCATGTAGACTGATAAAGTTTGCTTCTTTATCTAACATATCTCTCCTTTGTGTCTCCTTCAGTGACTCCAGTAGATGGAACAGCACATGGATCTCTTAGCAAGAAAAAGCAGGAAGAGGAAGGCAGAAGAAGAAGCTCATGACATACCTACCTTCTTCTTAGATGAGCTGAACCAAGACCTACTCGAGAGGGTCCTCTCCTGGCTGCCTGCTTCGACCTTCTTTCGTCTCCGTTCGGTGTGCAAGAGATGGAGATCTGTTGTCACCTCCGAGACATTTCGTGTTGCTTGCTCTCGGATACCCTTCAGAGAACCGTGGTTTCTTATGGTTGATCAAGATCTTGACCACTCGATTGCTTTCGACACCAGTGAAAGGAATTGGAAAAGTGTCAGTCATCAATCTTGCATCCCGCAAAGCCGTAGTTGTAAACCCGTTCCTGTCTCTGCATCTGGCGGTCTTGTGTGCTACCGCACAGACTCTGGCAAATTCATTGTGTCGAATCTCCTCACAGGGTCATGCCGTGAGATCCCACCGGCAGGCCATGGTGGTGAAAGCCATGCTTTACAAGCAGTTGCCATGTGCTCTACTCCAATCTATCCATCTTCATTTAAGATTATATTAGTCTCGGGTAAATCACCAAACCTTGCTTTCAGAGTCTTTGACTCCATGAAGTCTACATGGGAAGATGAAGTTATGTTGGTTCAGAAAGCTGGGAGTTCTTCAGATTCTCACGTATCTGGAGATGAGATCATTTATTTCCTTAGCAAAGCTGGAGATGTCATTGCCACAAACATGCAGAGAAGCCCATCAAAACAATACTCATCGGTTCTCATCACAGAAGATGGAGAACAGGTTGTATATTTCCTCAGTGAAACAGGAACTATCGTGGCTTGTAATCTTGCTCAGAAAGCATTTTTCGAGTATCCTAGACTTTTGCCTATCTACTTGGAGTACTCGATCGACGTGGTTGAGTGCAACGGAGAGATGTTAGTGGTTGTCTTATCAGAATTTCTGGAGTCTGCAAGCCTGAGAGTCTGGAAGTTCTGCGAGGAAAGCCATTCATGGCAACAAGTAGCGGCCATGCCACCATCAATGTCTCATGAGTTCTATGGGCAAAAAATGgacataaactgcacaggttgccAGGACATGATCTTTATCTGTGCCAACTCAAGTGAATGCAGCAGAAATATAATGCTCGATATGGCGGCTGATGAGTGGGTTGAGCTGCCCAAGTTTTATGTGAATGGAAAGGCCAAGGAGTTCACGTCTGCCATCTCATTTGAGCCAAGAGTGGAGGCTACTGTCTGAGTGCTGAAGAAATTTTTTAGGACTCTTATCTTGATTTCATTGTTTGATATCGTTATTGCAACTGTTTGCTACTGTACAATGATCATATAGTCGTGCAATGTATATGTTCCTTCATGGTGCATTTTAATCCATCTTCTGATGCCAAAGGAAAGACGGTAGAACCTTTGCCTGTAAATTTCCATTATTTGCCTCTCAAAAGCAAATGTCTTTGTTGTTATATTATGCAGCGAGGCACAAACAATTATGGAAATTTCCTCTGTAACTTCTCTTAGCCTGGCATAGACTGGATCGTCGACTATTTCCTAGAATTGTACTGGATGTCAATGACAAGGAGCGATTCATTTACCCAAGAACACAGGTACGTTACTAATCCGAAAAGATATGGTTTATTGGAGAACCCAGTTATGCTGCTTTAGCTGTAGAAAACTTTAAACAGTGCATCAATGGTCCCCTTAATGAACTTTTCCTTTTCATGTAAACATATGGTGCTCTGATTCTGTGTCATTGCCCTTGAAAAATCTGGATTGAAGTCCTTTATGTTTCACTTCATGTAAACATATGGTGCTCTGATTCTGTGTCATTGCCCTTGAAAAATCTGGATTGAAGTCCTTTATGTTTCGCTTTTTCTCCAGCTCTCTTCATATTTTTGTGTTGTTTGGTTTAAACTTAAGGATTTGCTCCGAATTTGTCCGGAGTACAATCCATGATAGAATCTTATCATGTTCAGTGAGCAACTGGTTCAATTGACCTTGCAACCATTTTCTACCTTCTCTCAATCCTAGTAGTAATCGAAAGCTAGATCTGTGCTCTGGCATTCTTGATTCCTGGATGACAAATTGCTATAcatgaaaaagaacaaaaatccaTGTTGAAGTTACAAGATTCAGCATTCAAAGGGCATATTAAGTATTGAGGGCTTCAGTTTAGCACTAGAGATTTTACTTCATTTACTTCTCTGTAAGAAACATTAATCAGCAATGCTCCTTTGTTGGTCATCTTCTAATGTTTTCCAGTGGAACCACAGCAGTAAACAGATGGTCTGTTTCTTCTAAAGATCTCTCAATCTTCCAAAAGGTTATGTTTATTGGAACTAAGACATATAATCTTTTGCAGGGTCCAGAGATGACAGTAAGAATTCCAGTTCAACTGTGTTTTCCTAATAGAATGCACATAGCAAGCCTTAATACTGGTAGTTCATCTCACATCATTAACTGAATGAGACAATCTTTACACAGTGGTCTCAACATTTTCCCTGCATATTAATCTTATCCAGAACATGGATTTACAAAGATGAATCATGGTTATCAGATCTTCCAAACCATCTCCAAATGTTATCAAGATCTCACCAGATGTGAAATGATTTATACTGTCAGGCTGAAACTATAAAGTAATGGTGCAATCCATATCCAAGTAGGAAATCAACCTAAGCATGGATAGTCACTCACCTTGCACCGACAGCATAGTTCTCCAGAGACCTCAACAAGACAGCCAATAACATCACATCGCTTTCCTGTCGTCTCACCTCATCCTGTTCTTGCTCTTTCAACACAGGAACAGTTACCCTAaatctcatttcaaatttgaggaCAGTGAATTAAGCACTGCTCAGAGCTTCAGTGTTGAGAAAGCACTAAGATAATAGACTAAGACTACATGGAGGAGGCTGATAAATATGAACCCTTTCCTTTCATCTCAGTGAAATCTTCTAATGGTTTTTGGCAAATGAAGGCATTGTAGTTGTCAGGAAATTGAATATTACACTTGCTAGAGGCCACATGTTCTCTCCATGATACTTCGTTTGTGCTCAGGCAACTCATCTGAATCCACCAAGTTAGCACTCGTTACATGAGTTGCTCTCGATCTATCCGGGTTTCTTGTGGGAAGAGAGATGTCCTTTGCTCTGTTTTGTATTTAGAGGTGGTGGTTGCAAGGGAAACAGCCACAAGCTGTTTCTCCAGATAAGCGAGTGCTCTGCTGCTGGCTCTTCATCTTCTGTGCCTGCAAAGATAGTCTCTGCAACTGCTGTGAATGCTGCAGCTGGGCTGCTGCTCTCCATTCCTCAGCCCTTCGATGAACAATTGCCATCCTCTTCATCAGTTTCTCTTCTAAGTCAGATCTCATCTTCTGTATCTTCACCTGCAAACATCAGGACTATACGGTGTCTAACAGTCCACTTATTACCATAGGAAAGTTTGCAGAAGACACAAATTGATCTAGCATTCAACTACAATGCGTCTAATACAAGGCAGCAACTCAGATGGGCATTATTACCATAGGAAAGCTTGCAGCAGACACAAATTGGTATAGGATTCAACTACAATGTGACCAATACAAGGAAGCAACTCAGATGGGCATAAATATCCTCATCGTATAATATAAAACAGCATATTTCTTATAAATGCCTTAAGCTCTAATTTGTCTGTAGATTTAACGGGTAGGATATGAAGTTCGGAATGCGAGTGTCTCTCAAATTGATAGAACAAGTGGAGTCACTCATCCTTCAAGAGTAAAACAACAGAAAGATGAGTCGTGTTAGATGAGCAAAACTGATGTGGGCATTTGAAGAGCCTTCAGATAGCCTCGTAGAAATGAGATTTTGATCGAGTTGTTACAGTGACTATCTTAATGTCAAGAGTTAAAAGTTGAGCATTAGATTGGATCAAAGGAGAACAATCAGTTAGAAGGTAGAAAAAGATGCGTAACAAATGTAGCGGCTCAAGAAATCAATGTGCTTCCAAGAAGGATCTAGGTCGAGAGTGAATGCATTCTAATATTCTTAGAGATAATATGACCAATGATCCATAGTCCAGCAACTCATAAACATGGTGCTAGAAAGAAAAAAACTATATTATGCTACAGTGTGGTGTTAGTTGATAAGCCAGAAATGTTTCTAGGGAGTTTCGACCTCGACAACATCGATGTGCAGCCAAACGACTGAGGTGTGTTTAAGACTTCAAGGTTTTGTACAGTGGTCGATACAATTTGAGCAGAAACATCCATACTTCAAAAGAAATGTATAATTGTGTCAAAATAGAGAATATACAGTATTTCAACATTCTTTAA contains:
- the LOC103969229 gene encoding F-box only protein 13, with protein sequence MEQHMDLLARKSRKRKAEEEAHDIPTFFLDELNQDLLERVLSWLPASTFFRLRSVCKRWRSVVTSETFRVACSRIPFREPWFLMVDQDLDHSIAFDTSERNWKSVSHQSCIPQSRSCKPVPVSASGGLVCYRTDSGKFIVSNLLTGSCREIPPAGHGGESHALQAVAMCSTPIYPSSFKIILVSGKSPNLAFRVFDSMKSTWEDEVMLVQKAGSSSDSHVSGDEIIYFLSKAGDVIATNMQRSPSKQYSSVLITEDGEQVVYFLSETGTIVACNLAQKAFFEYPRLLPIYLEYSIDVVECNGEMLVVVLSEFLESASLRVWKFCEESHSWQQVAAMPPSMSHEFYGQKMDINCTGCQDMIFICANSSECSRNIMLDMAADEWVELPKFYVNGKAKEFTSAISFEPRVEATV